A section of the Malus sylvestris chromosome 17, drMalSylv7.2, whole genome shotgun sequence genome encodes:
- the LOC126610619 gene encoding senescence-associated carboxylesterase 101-like isoform X1, with protein sequence MNNQISSAGLELANVLVTSPPLHQSWDAVQKQKLQTAADPNAQITLYISETKHSNTTIISFLTAPVEVQDPQAMISSTTLKDTNFLLFEFLCSKKTPSYFVNELAIKFFALNHTNLDLLRTKLVESSNSNSSILLTGHSFGGCVATLFTLWLLQSLNLFKAKRPLCITFGSPLTGDEQLRQCVLQFSTWSSCFLNVASINDPVPKAFLTASQASDYKPFGTFLLCSASGGSCLEDPDAILQLLVETGSQSAQIQGPNLGFQYFDYGQILSDLKLKAFSRDVFELVEEDRVPLKAGIKTQLAAIFGVNSSQSLQQQQPDINFGNLMQKMETQEHNHAIQKTQVYSSSWKLNEIKKYMAYMEGYKKESKEIGIGYYDGYRNKRCLGDINAEEYKKKLSNYWEDTVAEVESNPQKEGAAMRTRFLFGGTNYRRMIEPLHIAEYYKEGGKDYIKERPRHFVLLEQWFNEDAEKKKPEREQKEKENPQLRGESKSNSKAKNVASSLNDDSCFWVHVEEAHILCNEQASNPNAKQMLMEFEQYVLNNLEKFAVTPDIFLAQSSYMQWWNEYEKRVGNDYSSPLAKVMKRHTYTKYAEGVSVLAVI encoded by the exons ATGAACAACCA AATTAGCAGTGCGGGGCTTGAACTAGCAAATGTGCTGGTGACTTCTCCTCCCCTGCACCAGTCATGGGACGCGGTTCAAAAGCAAAAGCTCCAGACAGCTGCTGATCCGAATGCACAAATAACCTTATACATTAGTGAAACCAAGCACTCAAACACCACCATCATATCTTTTCTTACTGCACCAGTAGAGGTTCAAGATCCACAAGCGATGATTTCATCGACGACTCTCAAGGACAccaattttcttctctttgagTTTTTGTGCAGCAAAAAAACACCAAGTTACTTCGTCAATGAATTGGCAATCAAATTCTTCGCCTTGAATCACACCAACCTCGATCTTCTGCGAACAAAG CTGGTAGAAAGCAGCAATTCCAACTCATCGATACTTCTCACTGGACATTCTTTTGGAGGCTGTGTGGCTACCCTTTTCACCTTATGGCTGCTACAAAGCCTCAACTTGTTCAAAGCGAAGCGTCCCCTTTGCATCACTTTCGGTTCACCCTTGACCGGTGACGAACAACTCCGACAATGTGTGTTGCAATTCTCAACATGGAGTTCTTGCTTCTTGAATGTAGCCTCTATCAACGATCCTGTAC CTAAAGCCTTCCTAACCGCTTCGCAAGCGAGTGATTACAAGCCCTTCGGAACATTCCTATTGTGCTCCGCTTCGGGTGGTTCTTGCCTTGAGGACCCTGATGCCATTTTGCAACTGTTGGTGGAAACCGGCTCTCAGAGTGCTCAAATTCAAGGTCCGAATTTGGGGTTTCAGTATTTCGATTACGGACAGATTTTGAGTGATCTCAAGCTGAAGGCATTTTCTAGAGATGTCTTTGAGTTGGTTGAAGAGGATAGAGTTCCACTTAAAGCTGGAATTAAAACACAACTGGCAGCAATATTTGGAGTTAATAGCTCACAG TCATTGCAGCAGCAACAACCCGACATAAATTTCGGCAATCTGATGCAAAAGATGGAAACTCAAGAACATAACCACGCAATCCAGAAGACGCAGGTTTACAGTTCTTCCTGGAAATTGAATGAGATTAAAAAGTACATGGCCTACATGGAAGGGTACAAGAAGGAGTCCAAAGAGATAGGAATTGGATACTATGACGGGTACAGAAACAAGCGTTGCTTGGGTGACATTAATGCCGAAGAGTACAAGAAGAAGCTCTCTAATTACTGGGAGGACACGGTTGCAGAAGTTGAGAGCAATCCCCAGAAAGAGGGAGCCGCAATGCGTACTCGTTTCCTATTTGGTGGAACGAATTACAGAAGGATGATCGAACCGCTTCACATTGCAGAGTACTACAAGGAAGGTGGAAAAGATTACATAAAGGAAAGGCCTCGACATTTCGTTCTGTTGGAGCAATGGTTCAATGAAGACGCGGAAAAGAAGAAGCCAGAGAGGGAGCAGAAAGAAAAGGAGAACCCCCAACTGCGTGGCGAAAGCAAGTCGAACTCAAAAGCGAAGAATGTGGCTTCAAGTCTGAATGATGATTCTTGTTTTTGGGTGCATGTCGAGGAAGCGCATATCTTATGCAATGAACAAGCGAGTAATCCAAATGCCAAGCAAATGCTGATGGAATTTGAGCAGTACGTGCTGAATAATCTCGAGAAGTTTGCAGTGACGCCTGATATTTTCTTGGCCCAAAGCAGTTACATGCAATGGTGGAACGAGTACGAAAAAAGGGTGGGAAATGACTATTCCTCACCACTCGCCAAGGTCATGAAGCGTCACACTTATACCAAGTATGCGGAGGGGGTCTCGGTTCTTGCTGTTATATAA
- the LOC126610619 gene encoding senescence-associated carboxylesterase 101-like isoform X3, whose product MNNQISSAGLELANVLVTSPPLHQSWDAVQKQKLQTAADPNAQITLYISETKHSNTTIISFLTAPVEVQDPQAMISSTTLKDTNFLLFEFLCSKKTPSYFVNELAIKFFALNHTNLDLLRTKLVESSNSNSSILLTGHSFGGCVATLFTLWLLQSLNLFKAKRPLCITFGSPLTGDEQLRQCVLQFSTWSSCFLNVASINDPVPKAFLTASQASDYKPFGTFLLCSASGGSCLEDPDAILQLLVETGSQSAQIQGPNLGFQYFDYGQILSDLKLKAFSRDVFELVEEDRVPLKAGIKTQLAAIFGVNSSQQQQPDINFGNLMQKMETQERNHAIQKTQVYSSFWKLNEIKKYMAYMEGYKKESKEMGIGYYDRYRNKRCLGDINAEEYKKKLSNYWEGTVAEVESNPQKEGAAMRTRFLFGGTNYRRMIEPLHIAEYYKEGGKDYIKERPRHFVLLEQWFNEDAEKKKPEREPKEKENPQLRGESKSNSKAKNVASSLNDDSCFWVHVEEAHILCNEQASNPNAKQMLMEFEQYVLNNLEKFAVTPDIFLAQSSYMQWWNEYEKRAGNDYSSPLAKVMKRHTYTKYAEGVSVLADI is encoded by the exons ATGAACAACCA AATTAGCAGTGCGGGGCTTGAACTAGCAAATGTGCTGGTGACTTCTCCTCCCCTGCACCAGTCATGGGACGCGGTTCAAAAGCAAAAGCTCCAGACAGCTGCTGATCCGAATGCACAAATAACCTTATACATTAGTGAAACCAAGCACTCAAACACCACCATCATATCTTTTCTTACTGCACCAGTAGAGGTTCAAGATCCACAAGCGATGATTTCATCGACGACTCTCAAGGACAccaattttcttctctttgagTTTTTGTGCAGCAAAAAAACACCAAGTTACTTCGTCAATGAATTGGCAATCAAATTCTTCGCCTTGAATCACACCAACCTCGATCTTCTGCGAACAAAG CTGGTAGAAAGCAGCAATTCCAACTCATCGATACTTCTCACTGGACATTCTTTTGGAGGCTGTGTGGCTACCCTTTTCACCTTATGGCTGCTACAAAGCCTCAACTTGTTCAAAGCGAAGCGTCCCCTTTGCATCACTTTCGGTTCACCCTTGACCGGTGACGAACAACTCCGACAATGTGTGTTGCAATTCTCAACATGGAGTTCTTGCTTCTTGAATGTAGCCTCTATCAACGATCCTGTAC CTAAAGCCTTCCTAACCGCTTCGCAAGCGAGTGATTACAAGCCCTTCGGAACATTCCTATTGTGCTCCGCTTCGGGTGGTTCTTGCCTTGAGGACCCTGATGCCATTTTGCAACTGTTGGTGGAAACCGGCTCTCAGAGTGCTCAAATTCAAGGTCCGAATTTGGGGTTTCAGTATTTCGATTACGGACAGATTTTGAGTGATCTCAAGCTGAAGGCATTTTCTAGAGATGTCTTTGAGTTGGTTGAAGAGGATAGAGTTCCACTTAAAGCTGGAATTAAAACACAACTGGCAGCAATATTTGGAGTTAATAGCTCACAG CAGCAGCAACCCGACATAAATTTCGGCAATCTGATGCAAAAGATGGAAACTCAAGAACGTAACCACGCAATCCAGAAGACGCAGGTTTACAGTTCTTTCTGGAAATTGAATGAGATTAAAAAGTACATGGCGTACATGGAAGGGTACAAGAAGGAGTCCAAAGAGATGGGAATTGGATACTATGACAGGTACAGAAACAAGCGTTGCTTGGGTGACATTAATGCCGAAGAGTACAAGAAGAAGCTCTCGAATTACTGGGAGGGCACGGTTGCAGAAGTTGAGAGCAATCCCCAGAAAGAAGGAGCCGCAATGCGTACTCGTTTCCTATTTGGTGGAACGAATTACAGAAGGATGATTGAACCGCTTCACATTGCAGAGTACTACAAGGAAGGTGGAAAAGATTACATAAAGGAAAGGCCTCGACATTTCGTTCTGTTGGAGCAATGGTTCAATGAAGACGCGGAAAAGAAGAAGCCAGAGAGGGAGCCGAAAGAAAAGGAGAACCCCCAACTGCGTGGCGAAAGCAAGTCGAACTCAAAAGCGAAGAATGTGGCTTCAAGTCTGAATGATGATTCTTGTTTTTGGGTGCATGTCGAGGAAGCGCATATCTTATGCAATGAACAAGCGAGTAATCCAAATGCCAAGCAAATGCTGATGGAATTTGAGCAGTACGTGCTGAATAATCTCGAGAAGTTTGCAGTGACGCCTGATATTTTCTTGGCCCAAAGCAGCTACATGCAATGGTGGAACGAGTACGAAAAAAGGGCGGGAAATGACTATTCCTCACCACTCGCCAAGGTCATGAAGCGTCACACTTATACCAAGTATGCGGAGGGGGTCTCGGTTCTTGCTGATATATAA
- the LOC126610627 gene encoding senescence-associated carboxylesterase 101-like: MQKMETQERNHAIQKTQVYSSFWKLNEIKKYMAYMEGYKKESKEVGIGYYDRYRNKRCLGDINAEEYKKKLSNYWEDTVAEVESNPQKEGAAMRTRFLFGGTNYRRMIEPLHIAEYYKEGGKDYIKERPRHFVLLEQWFNEDTEKKKPEREQKEKENPQLRCEGKSNSKAKNVASSLNDDSCFWVHVEEAHNLCYEQASNPNAKQMLIEFEQYVLNNLEKFAVTPDIFLAQSSYMQWWNEYEKRVGNDYSSPLAKVMKRHTYTKYAEGVSVLADI, from the coding sequence ATGCAAAAGATGGAAACTCAAGAACGTAACCACGCAATCCAGAAGACGCAGGTTTACAGTTCTTTCTGGAAATTGAATGAGATTAAAAAGTACATGGCCTACATGGAAGGGTACAAGAAGGAGTCCAAAGAGGTGGGAATTGGATACTATGACAGGTACAGAAACAAGCGTTGCTTGGGTGACATTAATGCCGAAGAGTACAAGAAGAAGCTCTCTAATTACTGGGAGGACACGGTTGCAGAAGTTGAGAGCAATCCCCAGAAAGAAGGAGCTGCAATGCGTACTCGTTTCCTATTTGGTGGAACGAATTACAGAAGGATGATCGAACCGCTTCACATTGCAGAGTACTACAAGGAAGGTGGAAAAGATTACATAAAGGAAAGGCCTCGACATTTCGTTCTCTTGGAGCAATGGTTCAATGAAGACACGGAAAAGAAGAAGCCAGAGAGGGAGCAGAAAGAAAAGGAGAACCCCCAACTGCGTTGCGAAGGCAAGTCGAACTCAAAAGCGAAGAATGTGGCTTCAAGTCTGAATGATGATTCTTGTTTTTGGGTGCATGTCGAGGAAGCGCATAACTTATGCTATGAACAAGCGAGTAATCCAAATGCCAAGCAAATGCTGATCGAATTTGAGCAGTACGTGCTGAATAACCTCGAGAAGTTTGCAGTGACGCCTGATATTTTCTTGGCTCAAAGCAGCTACATGCAATGGTGGAACGAGTACGAAAAAAGGGTGGGAAATGACTATTCCTCACCACTCGCCAAGGTCATGAAGCGTCACACTTATACCAAATATGCGGAGGGGGTCTCGGTTCTTGCTGATATATAA
- the LOC126610619 gene encoding senescence-associated carboxylesterase 101-like isoform X2 has product MDRISSAGLELANLLVTSPPLHQSWDAIQKQKLQTVADPNAQMALNISETKHSNTTIISFLTSPVKVQDPQAMISSMTLKDTNFLLFEFLCSKKTPSYSVNELAIKLFALNHTNLDLLRTKLVESSNSNSSILITGHSFGGCVATLFTLWLLQSLNLSKAKRPLCITFGSPLTGDKQLRQCVLQFSTWSSCFLNVASINDPVPKAFLTASQASDYKPFGTFLLCSASGGSCLEDPDAILQLLVETGSQSAQIQGPNLGFQYFDYGQILSDLKLKAFSRDVFELVEEDRVPLKAGIKTQLAAIFGVNSSQSLQQQQPDINFGNLMQKMETQERNHAIQKTQVYSSFWKLNEIKKYMAYMEGYKKESKEMGIGYYDRYRNKRCLGDINAEEYKKKLSNYWEGTVAEVESNPQKEGAAMRTRFLFGGTNYRRMIEPLHIAEYYKEGGKDYIKERPRHFVLLEQWFNEDAEKKKPEREPKEKENPQLRGESKSNSKAKNVASSLNDDSCFWVHVEEAHILCNEQASNPNAKQMLMEFEQYVLNNLEKFAVTPDIFLAQSSYMQWWNEYEKRAGNDYSSPLAKVMKRHTYTKYAEGVSVLADI; this is encoded by the exons atggaCAGAATTAGTAGTGCGGGGCTAGAACTAGCAAATTTGCTGGTGACTTCTCCTCCCCTGCACCAGTCATGGGACGCGATTCAGAAGCAAAAACTCCAGACAGTTGCTGATCCGAATGCACAAATGGCCTTAAACATTAGTGAAACCAAGCACTCAAACACCACCATCATATCCTTTCTTACCTCACCAGTCAAGGTTCAAGATCCACAAGCGATGATTTCATCGATGACTCTCAAGGACAcaaattttcttctctttgagTTTTTGTGCAGCAAAAAAACACCAAGTTACTCCGTCAATGAATTGGCAATCAAATTATTCGCCTTGAATCACACCAACCTCGATCTTCTACGAACAAAG CTGGTAGAAAGCAGCAATTCCAACTCATCGATACTTATCACTGGACATTCTTTTGGAGGCTGTGTAGCTACCCTTTTCACCTTATGGCTGCTACAAAGCCTCAACCTGTCGAAAGCGAAGCGTCCCCTTTGCATCACTTTCGGTTCACCCTTGACCGGTGACAAACAACTCCGACAATGTGTGTTGCAATTCTCAACTTGGAGTTCCTGCTTCTTGAATGTGGCCTCTATCAACGATCCTGTACCTAAAGCCTTCCTAACCGCTTCGCAAGCGAGTGATTACAAGCCCTTCGGAACATTCCTATTGTGCTCCGCTTCGGGTGGTTCTTGCCTTGAGGACCCTGATGCCATTTTGCAACTGTTGGTGGAAACCGGCTCTCAGAGTGCTCAAATTCAAGGTCCGAATTTGGGGTTTCAGTATTTCGATTACGGACAGATTTTGAGTGATCTCAAGCTGAAGGCATTTTCTAGAGATGTCTTTGAGTTGGTTGAAGAGGATAGAGTTCCACTTAAAGCTGGAATTAAAACACAACTGGCAGCAATATTTGGAGTTAATAGCTCACAG TCATTGCAGCAGCAGCAACCCGACATAAATTTCGGCAATCTGATGCAAAAGATGGAAACTCAAGAACGTAACCACGCAATCCAGAAGACGCAGGTTTACAGTTCTTTCTGGAAATTGAATGAGATTAAAAAGTACATGGCGTACATGGAAGGGTACAAGAAGGAGTCCAAAGAGATGGGAATTGGATACTATGACAGGTACAGAAACAAGCGTTGCTTGGGTGACATTAATGCCGAAGAGTACAAGAAGAAGCTCTCGAATTACTGGGAGGGCACGGTTGCAGAAGTTGAGAGCAATCCCCAGAAAGAAGGAGCCGCAATGCGTACTCGTTTCCTATTTGGTGGAACGAATTACAGAAGGATGATTGAACCGCTTCACATTGCAGAGTACTACAAGGAAGGTGGAAAAGATTACATAAAGGAAAGGCCTCGACATTTCGTTCTGTTGGAGCAATGGTTCAATGAAGACGCGGAAAAGAAGAAGCCAGAGAGGGAGCCGAAAGAAAAGGAGAACCCCCAACTGCGTGGCGAAAGCAAGTCGAACTCAAAAGCGAAGAATGTGGCTTCAAGTCTGAATGATGATTCTTGTTTTTGGGTGCATGTCGAGGAAGCGCATATCTTATGCAATGAACAAGCGAGTAATCCAAATGCCAAGCAAATGCTGATGGAATTTGAGCAGTACGTGCTGAATAATCTCGAGAAGTTTGCAGTGACGCCTGATATTTTCTTGGCCCAAAGCAGCTACATGCAATGGTGGAACGAGTACGAAAAAAGGGCGGGAAATGACTATTCCTCACCACTCGCCAAGGTCATGAAGCGTCACACTTATACCAAGTATGCGGAGGGGGTCTCGGTTCTTGCTGATATATAA
- the LOC126610618 gene encoding senescence-associated carboxylesterase 101-like isoform X3 yields MNNQISSAGLELANLLVTSPPLHQSWDAVQKQKLQTAADPNAQMALYISETKHSNTTIISFLTSPVKVQDPQAMISSKTLKDTNFLLFEFLCSKKTPSFSVNELTINFFALNHINLDLLRTKLVESSNSNSSILITGHSFGGCVATLFTLWLLQSLNLSKAKRPLCITFGSPLTGDEQLQQCVLQFSTWSSCFLNVASINDPVPKAFLTASQASNYKPFGTFLLCSASGGSCFDDPDAILQLLVDTGSQSAQIQGPNLGFQYFDYGQILSDLKLKAFSRDVFELVEEDRVPLKAGIKTQLAAIFGVNSSQQQQPDINFGNLMQKMETQERNHAIQKTQVYSSFWKLNEIKKYMAYMEGYKKESKEMGIGYYDRYRNKRCLGDINAEEYKKKLSNYWEDTVAEVESNPQKEGATMRTRFLFGGTNYRRMIEPLHIAEYYKEGGKDYIKERPRHFVLLEQWFNEDAEKQKPERGQKEKENPQLRGESKSNSKAKNVASSLNDDSCFWVHVEEAHILCNEQASNPNAKQMLMEFEQYVLNNLEKFAVTPDIFLAQSSYMQWWNEYEKWMGNDYSSPLAKVMKRHTYTKYAEGVSVLADI; encoded by the exons ATGAACAACCA AATTAGCAGTGCGGGGCTTGAACTAGCAAATTTGCTGGTGACTTCTCCTCCCCTGCACCAGTCATGGGACGCGGTTCAGAAGCAAAAGCTCCAGACAGCTGCTGATCCGAATGCACAAATGGCCTTATACATTAGTGAAACCAAGCACTCAAACACCACCATCATATCTTTTCTTACATCACCAGTCAAGGTTCAAGATCCACAAGCGATGATTTCATCGAAGACTCTCAAGGACAcaaattttcttctctttgagTTTTTGTGCAGCAAAAAAACCCCAAGTTTCTCCGTCAATGAATTGACAATCAACTTCTTCGCGTTGAATCACATCAACCTCGACCTTCTGCGAACAAAG CTGGTAGAAAGCAGCAATTCCAACTCATCGATACTTATCACTGGACATTCTTTTGGAGGCTGTGTAGCTACCCTTTTCACCTTATGGCTGCTACAAAGCCTCAACTTGTCGAAAGCGAAGCGTCCCCTTTGCATCACTTTTGGTTCACCCTTGACCGGTGACGAACAACTCCAACAATGTGTGTTGCAATTCTCAACTTGGAGTTCTTGCTTCTTGAATGTAGCCTCTATCAACGATCCTGTACCTAAAGCCTTCCTAACAGCTTCGCAAGCAAGCAATTACAAGCCTTTTGGAACATTCCTATTGTGCTCCGCTTCGGGTGGTTCTTGCTTTGATGACCCTGATGCCATTTTGCAACTGTTGGTGGACACCGGCTCTCAGAGTGCTCAAATTCAAGGTCCGAATTTGGGGTTTCAGTATTTTGATTACGGACAGATTTTGAGTGATCTCAAGCTGAAGGCGTTTTCAAGAGATGTCTTTGAGTTGGTTGAAGAGGATAGAGTTCCACTTAAAGCTGGAATTAAAACACAATTGGCAGCAATATTTGGAGTTAATAGCTCACAG CAGCAACAACCCGACATAAATTTCGGCAATCTGATGCAAAAGATGGAAACTCAAGAACGTAACCACGCAATCCAGAAGACGCAGGTTTACAGTTCTTTCTGGAAATTGAATGAGATTAAAAAGTACATGGCCTACATGGAAGGGTACAAGAAGGAGTCCAAAGAGATGGGAATTGGATACTATGACAGGTACAGAAACAAGCGTTGCTTGGGTGACATTAATGCCGAAGAGTACAAGAAGAAGCTCTCGAATTACTGGGAGGACACTGTTGCGGAAGTTGAGAGCAATCCCCAGAAAGAAGGAGCCACAATGCGTACTCGTTTCCTATTTGGTGGAACGAATTACAGAAGGATGATCGAACCGCTTCACATTGCAGAGTACTACAAGGAAGGTGGAAAAGATTACATAAAGGAAAGGCCTCGACATTTCGTTCTGTTGGAGCAATGGTTCAATGAAGACGCGGAAAAGCAGAAGCCAGAGAGAGGGCAGAAAGAAAAGGAGAACCCCCAACTGCGTGGCGAAAGCAAGTCGAACTCAAAAGCGAAGAATGTGGCTTCAAGTCTGAATGATGATTCTTGTTTTTGGGTGCATGTCGAGGAAGCGCATATCTTATGCAATGAACAAGCGAGTAATCCAAATGCCAAGCAAATGCTGATGGAATTTGAGCAGTACGTGCTGAATAATCTCGAGAAGTTTGCAGTGACACCTGATATTTTCTTGGCCCAAAGCAGCTACATGCAATGGTGGAACGAGTACGAAAAATGGATGGGAAATGACTATTCCTCACCACTCGCCAAGGTCATGAAGCGTCACACTTATACCAAGTATGCGGAGGGGGTCTCGGTTCTTGCCGATATATAA
- the LOC126610618 gene encoding senescence-associated carboxylesterase 101-like isoform X1 has translation MNNQISSAGLELANLLVTSPPLHQSWDAVQKQKLQTAADPNAQMALYISETKHSNTTIISFLTSPVKVQDPQAMISSKTLKDTNFLLFEFLCSKKTPSFSVNELTINFFALNHINLDLLRTKLVESSNSNSSILITGHSFGGCVATLFTLWLLQSLNLSKAKRPLCITFGSPLTGDEQLQQCVLQFSTWSSCFLNVASINDPVPKAFLTASQASNYKPFGTFLLCSASGGSCFDDPDAILQLLVDTGSQSAQIQGPNLGFQYFDYGQILSDLKLKAFSRDVFELVEEDRVPLKAGIKTQLAAIFGVNSSQSLQQQQPDINFGNLMQKMETQERNHAIQKTQVYSSFWKLNEIKKYMAYMEGYKKESKEMGIGYYDRYRNKRCLGDINAEEYKKKLSNYWEDTVAEVESNPQKEGATMRTRFLFGGTNYRRMIEPLHIAEYYKEGGKDYIKERPRHFVLLEQWFNEDAEKQKPERGQKEKENPQLRGESKSNSKAKNVASSLNDDSCFWVHVEEAHILCNEQASNPNAKQMLMEFEQYVLNNLEKFAVTPDIFLAQSSYMQWWNEYEKWMGNDYSSPLAKVMKRHTYTKYAEGVSVLADI, from the exons ATGAACAACCA AATTAGCAGTGCGGGGCTTGAACTAGCAAATTTGCTGGTGACTTCTCCTCCCCTGCACCAGTCATGGGACGCGGTTCAGAAGCAAAAGCTCCAGACAGCTGCTGATCCGAATGCACAAATGGCCTTATACATTAGTGAAACCAAGCACTCAAACACCACCATCATATCTTTTCTTACATCACCAGTCAAGGTTCAAGATCCACAAGCGATGATTTCATCGAAGACTCTCAAGGACAcaaattttcttctctttgagTTTTTGTGCAGCAAAAAAACCCCAAGTTTCTCCGTCAATGAATTGACAATCAACTTCTTCGCGTTGAATCACATCAACCTCGACCTTCTGCGAACAAAG CTGGTAGAAAGCAGCAATTCCAACTCATCGATACTTATCACTGGACATTCTTTTGGAGGCTGTGTAGCTACCCTTTTCACCTTATGGCTGCTACAAAGCCTCAACTTGTCGAAAGCGAAGCGTCCCCTTTGCATCACTTTTGGTTCACCCTTGACCGGTGACGAACAACTCCAACAATGTGTGTTGCAATTCTCAACTTGGAGTTCTTGCTTCTTGAATGTAGCCTCTATCAACGATCCTGTACCTAAAGCCTTCCTAACAGCTTCGCAAGCAAGCAATTACAAGCCTTTTGGAACATTCCTATTGTGCTCCGCTTCGGGTGGTTCTTGCTTTGATGACCCTGATGCCATTTTGCAACTGTTGGTGGACACCGGCTCTCAGAGTGCTCAAATTCAAGGTCCGAATTTGGGGTTTCAGTATTTTGATTACGGACAGATTTTGAGTGATCTCAAGCTGAAGGCGTTTTCAAGAGATGTCTTTGAGTTGGTTGAAGAGGATAGAGTTCCACTTAAAGCTGGAATTAAAACACAATTGGCAGCAATATTTGGAGTTAATAGCTCACAG TCATTGCAGCAGCAACAACCCGACATAAATTTCGGCAATCTGATGCAAAAGATGGAAACTCAAGAACGTAACCACGCAATCCAGAAGACGCAGGTTTACAGTTCTTTCTGGAAATTGAATGAGATTAAAAAGTACATGGCCTACATGGAAGGGTACAAGAAGGAGTCCAAAGAGATGGGAATTGGATACTATGACAGGTACAGAAACAAGCGTTGCTTGGGTGACATTAATGCCGAAGAGTACAAGAAGAAGCTCTCGAATTACTGGGAGGACACTGTTGCGGAAGTTGAGAGCAATCCCCAGAAAGAAGGAGCCACAATGCGTACTCGTTTCCTATTTGGTGGAACGAATTACAGAAGGATGATCGAACCGCTTCACATTGCAGAGTACTACAAGGAAGGTGGAAAAGATTACATAAAGGAAAGGCCTCGACATTTCGTTCTGTTGGAGCAATGGTTCAATGAAGACGCGGAAAAGCAGAAGCCAGAGAGAGGGCAGAAAGAAAAGGAGAACCCCCAACTGCGTGGCGAAAGCAAGTCGAACTCAAAAGCGAAGAATGTGGCTTCAAGTCTGAATGATGATTCTTGTTTTTGGGTGCATGTCGAGGAAGCGCATATCTTATGCAATGAACAAGCGAGTAATCCAAATGCCAAGCAAATGCTGATGGAATTTGAGCAGTACGTGCTGAATAATCTCGAGAAGTTTGCAGTGACACCTGATATTTTCTTGGCCCAAAGCAGCTACATGCAATGGTGGAACGAGTACGAAAAATGGATGGGAAATGACTATTCCTCACCACTCGCCAAGGTCATGAAGCGTCACACTTATACCAAGTATGCGGAGGGGGTCTCGGTTCTTGCCGATATATAA